The Lolium rigidum isolate FL_2022 chromosome 1, APGP_CSIRO_Lrig_0.1, whole genome shotgun sequence region TCagtgtagcatagtgaagtgcttatatttatattcctttatgatatcattgttgagagtgaccactagtgaaagtatgatcctaggccttgttttcaagCATCGAACCGCCGTTTATTtaatgttttactgcatgtttacttgctgccatatttatttcaaattattattaccactcatattcattcatatcacttgcattttactatctcttcgtcgaactagtgcacctatacacctgacaagtgtattgtgtGTGTTGGGAGGacaagagactttttgtatcttaactgcagggttgcttgagagggatagctTTGATCTctacctctctgagttcgataaactttgggtgatccacttaagaaaaacttgctgctgttctacaacctcagcacttggaggcccaacactatctacaagaatagaagcgtgcgtagacatcataagTCCACAATGCAAATAAAACTCCATTGATACCAAAATAGGATATATTCAACATGTTTCCTATGTTTGAAATTTCATATTATTTCCTCTCTTTTCAAAGTGAAACAAGTAGGAGAAATAAGAGTTTCTCGAAAATCCAAATGGGTGCAAATATTGTGCAAAGTTTTGGATTTATATAAAATTATATCTATCAATATTCttgttttgggatagtcatgttaatccactcTTAGAGGATGTCTTACAAGGCCAGGGAAATTTTAAGCAAGTGTTGGAAAGTTTTAAATTCTTCAGAAAAATCAGTGAAGACAAGGTAAAAGTAATACTCTCTCTCTGcactattataagatgttttagggttTCTTAAGAAGTACATGTATCTATAGACGCGTTTTATTGTAAATATTCACTCATTTTAGTCTTTATCTAGTCTATATAGGATATCTAAAATGTATTAAAATAGAGCAAACAAAGTACTATTTTCATTATTTTTTATTTACCATTCAGAAATTAGATAATCTAGGATATTACAAAGTTGTTCAGATTTTCTAAAAGTCTCAGGCCCATTTGACATCAAAATATCATTGAAATATTTAGTGAatatttcaatttttaaaaatactaAAGTATTGAATACTTCATGGTGCTTGGATCCAATGAATACCGCGGTTTTAAAAAAGCGTGTACGATTTCTCTGAAACAGCGTTTTCCCATATTTAAAACTTCAATACCAACCCCTTTTTCCTAAACTGAATATTTTCTAATACTGCAGTGTTCCATGCCAAGGCATTCAAATACTTTATTTCTGATGTAATTTAATTTTAATTAATCAAATCTCTGGAAAGGAGCCTTAGGCTCCCGTTTGGCATCTCAGTGTTTTCAAAACTACAGTATTATAAAATCATAGTATCTAAATGATTGGGCTAGCAATactttagtttcaaaaaaaaagaggttTGGTGTTGTTTTTCCAATATTTCAGAAATAACACGTTTTGAGTGATAATGAAGTATTAGTAGTCCAATAGCACATTATTTAGCCATAGCCAAACACAATAAAGTATTTAAAACTAAGATATTTTGAGAAACTGTAGTATTATTCAAATACATCAAAAATAGTCATGTTTAGACTAATATATCTGATTATCTTAATATTCAAGTCACACCATTGAATTGTAAATTGCATTATCTTATGAAAGTTTCCTTCCTTTAAAGAGTCTATTTTAATCTTTAAATAGCACGTAATTTTGTATTATAAGGTTCATAAAATTCTGGCGTGTCACacggagaaccaacctgtggttgagtGGTTAGGAGGATAGTgacacccccagcccaccagagttcaaaccccaggtttaacATTTTGGTGTTTCATTAAAGGCGAAATATTGTTcattgggaggcgacgttcccgtcgacaacgaGGCGTCTGTAGTGACTTCGGCAATCTCAAGATCCGTCAAATGAAGTTTTTTTTTGATGCAGTCTCTCAAAGGTGCCCGTAGAGTTAGGGTATATAGGATGAGTGTATGTGGGTATATCTAACCGACTAACCGTCTACGTCTACtgtgtttcagaaaagaaaagaaaaagtacGTCACACGCTCCCCTCCCAAGGCCGATCCTGCCTGACCTGACGGGCCTGGGCTAGAACCGTAGAGAAAGTCTGAACCGAACGTTCACACTCAGAAGCGGCGGCTCTAAATCATCACGTTGCCGGAGACGTTTGACGGCGGCCATGGCcgcggcgcggcggtggcggcggaaaTGCAGGACGCGGGACGCGGTGCTGGCGCTGCTCCTCGTCTCGGTGCTCGCGCCCCTCGCGCTCTACAGCGGCGCGCCCATCTCCGCCTTCTCCGGCCCCGCCCGTACGTCTCTTGCCCCCCACCCCTGCGTTCGCAACAGATTTCCCACCAAGTCCCTCCCTGAAGCATGTGTGTGATTGTGGTGTTCTTCGCAGTGACTGGGAGCGCCTTCGGTCGCGATCCCTCCAATTTGGTATGGCCGCATTCGGGAATTTCTGTATGTTTCAGACTGGCTTTGGGAGGTTAACTGAACCTTGCTGTGTTGGCGTGTTTGTCTTTTCGTAGATTGCCCGGAATGAGGCTGGGAAGCGTCTACGTTCTCTACGGCAGGTGAGTTTCACCAGATATGCGTCCATTTGCAGTTCTTTTCCTTCCGAAATGATTCTGTAAGGTTGCAGTCTGAAGATTGTTGTTCTGAATGTTTTCCTAAGGACGAATTAGGTGCGCTGAAGGATCCTGTACGGACAGTTGCATCTGATGCAAGCGTGAAAAGGGAGGGCACGGCTATTGCGGGTGTCCAGGGCAGTCAGCTGGGACAGGATGGTGGAATTCAGCAAGTTGTCACGGGGAGTAGTATAGATATATCAGGTGAATCTGGGGGCAGTAAGGACAGCAGAGCGCGCAGCATAGATGACACGAAGCAGGCATCATATGATTCAAGTAAGAGAAAGCGCGTTGATGATGGGCTTAGTTCTTTGGAAGAAGGTGCTCAGTACAGAGAGCAGAGTGGCGTAAGCAATGTTGGTGCAGCACGAGATAACAAAGTTCGTGGACTGCACAATGCTGGATACCGTAATGTCCCATCGGATAAGGTGAATGGACTGTCTTGTGTTCAGGTTTACTTACATTCCACTTCAAGGAGCAAAACATATACTCCGTAGCTGTTAAACCTGTACAACAATGAATCTGATATGTGTGAACAGACAAAATCCATGATTATAGGTTCCAATCTAGGGGTATTGATGCATGGATGTTTACGTTTTGCAACTAACAGATTCATCCTAGGTCAACATTTAGTTTGCTGCTGTTGCTATATATGCTGGCAGCTTGAAATGTTCAAAACTTCATTCCGACTAGTCCTCGAAATAATGTTTGTTTCTTTTCTTAGTGGATCTTATGTTTGCTATATTTCCATTTTATAACCAGTTTTTTGGTGCATCTTTTTTGTATTTGTTGAGGTAATGCTTTCCTTTTTCAGAGAAGTTTTGTATATCCAGCTTTGCGTATAATTATAGAATTGATCTGCGGCTTGTATTTTGCACAGGCTGGCAATGATTGTTTTTCTTTTAGGATTAAGTAATGATTTAACCGGTACTGATTTGATTTTCCAGGAAATTACTGATGACAGACCATCTGAGAAAATTACTGGTGCATTGATAACTACCAGTAATACTAGTTTTTCCACAACGTCTCCAGATAATACAATACTTGTTATGAAGGACCAGTTGAAAAGAGCAAGAAGATACAATCGATTTCTACCTTCTAGAGGCAATCATGGATTTGTAAAGGATCTCAGAAGAAGGACCAGGGATATCCAGCAAGCACTGAGTGGTGCAACCGTCGATAGGAAGTTACCAAAGAAGTACTTTTTCTTTATTCGTATTACAAAGTTCTTCACCCTTGGCGTTTACAGTGATGATGCATACCTGCTGTTTGGTTACTCTTTTATTGGAAGTGGTTAGCTCTTAACTATTTAACTCATTTCTATTGCCTACAGTGTTCATGAAAAAATTAGAGCGATGGAATCAATATTAACCAAGATCAAACAAGTTCATGATAACTGTGCGGCTGCTATCGATAAGCTTCAAACAGACCTCCACTCGACAGAGAACCAGCTCGAGGCTAAAAAGCAAGAGGCTAACTATGTAGCACAGATAGCAGCTAAAGCTCTACCAAAAAGGCTTCATTGTCTTGCACTGCGGCTTACAAATGAGTACTATTCATCCAGTTCCAGCGTTAAGCATTTTCCATATGAAGAGAAATTGGAAGATCCAAAACtacatcactatgcattattttcaGACAATGTACTCGCAGCCGCTGTGGTTGTGAATTCAACTCTTGTACATGCTAAGGTACAGTGCATGGTTCCTAAGGGAGCACATATTAAGTGTTTATGAATCATTGCAACAACTTATGGTGCAGTGAGCATTTTAAGAAAAAAACATATTCATTTAACATGtatcaagtactaacatagtaaccCCAATATCAATGCAGAAACCAGCAAACCATGTCTTCCATATTGTGACAGATAAGCTCAATTATGCTGCAATGAGGATGTGGTTCTTGGCGAATCCCCCGGATAAAGCTGCTATTCAGGTTCAGAAAATTGAAGAGTTTACATGGCTAAATTCGAGCTACAGTCCAGTCCTGAAGCAACTGGAGTCCCATTTCATGATCAGTTACTACTTTAATACGCCGGAGAATAAACCTGATAAAAATCCCAAGTTCCGGAACCCCAAGTACCTGTCAATTCTTAATCATCTGAGGTTTTATCTTCCTGAGATCTTCCCAAGACTTAACAAGGTGTTATTTGTCGATGATGATATTGTAGTCCAGCAAGACTTGAGTCCACTTTGGTCGATAGATCTGAAAGGCAAGGTTAATGGCGCTGTCCAAACCTGTGGGGAGGTTTTCCATAGGTTTGATAGGTACCTTAACTTCTCAAATCCTCTTATAGCCAAGAAGTTTGATCGACGTGCATGTGGCTGGGCATATGGCATGAACATGTTTGATTTGTCCGAGTGGAGAAAGCAGAATATTACAAATGTGTACCACTACTGGCAAGAACAGGTGAATATCCATAAGCTTTTAAATAATGGTTAAAGTGAAATTGTTCTCACCCTTATGGTTCGTATGAgcctcaagattttcagcatgtaAAGATAACTGCATCTTTTTAAAGCGGTATGAGCTTTAAAAACTTACTATTGACCCTTAATGTTTGAAGTATTGACTGCCTTCAAGTTGTAGTATCATACGCAAACATTTAGTCTGATTTCACTATTCTGTGCTCGTATTACCATATAGTTCACCAAGATCGTGTATCTCATTTCTGCAGAATGAACATAGACTGCTGTGGAAGTTAGGAACACTCCCTGCTGGTCTGGTGACATTCTGGAACCACACCTGCCCTCTCCATCGCTCATGGCATCTGCTGGGCCTAGGATACAAGCCGAACCTCAACCCAAAGGATATCGAGCAGGCAGCTGTTGTACACTACAATGGGAATCTGAAACCTTGGCTCGAGGTTGGATTGCCAAAATACCGCAAATACTGGTCCAAGTATGTCAATTTTGACCAAGCGTTCATAAGGGAGTGCAACATACATCCGTGAATTTCTGCTGTGGAATCGTGCGCAGAGGTTGCCGAGATGATTAGTCTAGATTTTGTAGCTCTGTAGGTTGTTTCTTTCCTGGTATATAATGTAAGTAGTTTAGAGTGTTTGTTTTGTTTGGTTAATCTCTTGCCTGCTTAATAAGAGTGCATCCAAGTTGCAGCAGGCCTTTAGAATAAAAATGCACGCAATGATGTGGAGTATATATTGAAGGTTATAGTATACCTGTTCTATATTCCTGTTGATTTTTGCTGATGCTACTGCTATATTATTTCGTTTTTCTTTGTCTAACACATCTTCTAACACACATATATAGCATATTGCAACAATTCCAAGCCTTACGCTGGACGAAGAAGCTGGTAGCATGTAAGTGGTTATGACGGTGGAAATTGTGTCGCTGACGAGGGCACTGTCGTCTGTCGCACTGCTACAAGTTCCTACAAAAGTGGAGTTTTTCTCTGAAACTAGAAGAAGTGTAAGTTTTGAAACTACTACAACGCTGGGTAAGCATTTCTGTTAAGAAGAAAAGAGCCAGGAAAAACTGTAGGCACTGGAACATATATGTTTCCTGGGAAGCCATCAATGGCCATACCGTAGGTAAAGACACACGTTAAAAAGGAGGTAACGGAGTCTTAGCAGTAATTAACACTAACAACAGCGTTACGTGGCCGATTTAATCTCCAAGCGAGGCACAAGTAACGGTACTGAGACCTCGCCGCTACAAATACTGTCCCTGCTAGCACGGCACAAGAACATTGCGCAGGTGGCCTACGTGCAATTAGCCTGTCACACCGTGTCGCACGCAGCAATGGCGAGTTTCTCCTACTCGCTCCTCTGCCTTGGCCTCCTCCTTGTCGCCGTCGGGTACGCGGCAGCGTCGACGGAGGCAGATGCGGCGGAGGCCCCTGTGCAcgtcagcggcggcggcagcgaggtcGCACTCGACTGCTGGAAGTCGGTGATGGACACGACGCAGCCGTGCGCGCACGACGTCCTGCGGACGATCCTACTGGGCGGCGTGCACATCAGCAAGAAGTGCTGCGCGGTGCTGGCACAGGTCGGCGAGAGGTGCGTCGTCGACGTGTTCTCAAGCCTCCCCCTGGGCGCCGCctacgtccccgtcgtcaaccgcATCTGTGGCCTCGTCTCCGGCGTCGCCTAGCTCTGCTAGGCTAGGCCGCTTCTTCCTTCGAGCGTTTCACAAGATTTAAGCTTGCCATAAAAGATTCATATGCCGGCGAGGCCACCAATTTGTTGTATGCAATCTTCGACTAAAAGATGGCCGTGTAGCTCTCTCCTGAGTTTTTCAGCGGATAGcaacttgtttagtccaaatacttACCCTTCACTTTAAAACCATAGTTTAAAACACCGAACCGATTTTGTTGTtcgaccaaaaaaaaaaaaattaaatatatcGCCTCATCGGCTTTTTTAAAGAGGCAACGGTTCAAATAGCAAAAAACCAGGAAAAAAAGATACCGCCAGATAAATCAAACTCACGATCTTCATCAGCTAGTAAGAAATTTGCACCACACAACTTCCAATATcatttattcgcaaaaaaaaaaattccaatATCACTTGAACTCACCGTGTTATTTTATTACATATTAAAATAGGGAGTGACTAGACAACAGCCGTTTGTTTTCTATTTGGGAAACAGACACTTTTTTCTAGCCAATTAAATGATGGCAACTGTCAATTTAATACAAAACTCAATGAATAAGCCTCGGTTGAAAAAGTGGCTGTTTGGCCCAGAGAAAACAGACAGATTCTAGTACAGCCCACATTCAGCATCCCAGTTTTAAGTCTTCATTTAACATTGAGTTCTAACGGCTTCTTTAAGCCCAGAACAATAAAAttcacaaaataaaacaaaagggATAGAAGCCTATAAACAGAACGGGGCATCCCCTTGTAAGAACAGACACGCCTATAAGATCTTCTCCAGTAGGCTTGCAAGCGGCGTTCCCACACCAGTCCTGCAAAAGTTACATCAGGGCAAAATGAGTGATGGAATCAGATTGGAATTAGAACTAAATTAGCCAAAACTCAGTCCCGCATCCCGCACCGCTTGACACCCTTATTCTCCAGCAAGAAAACTATCTCACCTGCTCCAACCACATGATCCACACAAAAAGCTGCCACTGCTCCTCGTCCACAATTCATGCAAAAACTATGGGAGATCGAGACGCTACCACAAGAAGAATGGAGGGAAATAGCCAAGGCAAATCACCGATTGCCTCAAGTCACTTCCGTTATGTAGAGTATTAAGAGAGATAGTAATGTTGTAGCACATATACTAGCTGGTCGTGCCATAGCCAAGACTTCCCTGGAGTCTGGCAACAGCACACGCCAACACACATTCAACAACTTGTATTGAATGACTGTAAAACTATCGTATATGAATGGAAGCCTCTCTTACCCTTAAAATCACTAAACACTGAGATACCCTCTTAACAAGGGTGATCAAAGGTGATATGACGACATGCAAATGCACAAGTACCCAAAGGTGCAAAAAACGAAAACAAAGAAGTTTCAGCTCTCATGATATTAAGATAGAAAAGTGACAATGAATCACATGTTTTGGGTGGCGTTGCACTAGTATTAAAAAGGAAAAAATTTCGTAAGCAAAAAAATCATATTACATAGAAAAAAGACACTAAACAGTTTACCTTTTGTCTAGGCTGATACTTTCTACACCACCATGTTAACTTGCCGATAGTTAAAACACCAAAGACAAATAAAATGAAGAGAACTTCCAAAACAAAAGTGAATGAAGAAAATCTCCAAATATGAAGAAAGAGCATCTGAACTCTGAACCCAACAACCTGTTAACTTTTAACTTTCTAAACACTGGAAAAAAAAGAGTAAGATCTGAAgagcaaggagtgagatccatacAGACTGAAAATTAAAGACTCAATGCAAAGATGGGATGgtattggagagagagagagagagagagagagagagagagagagagagagagagagcaatgaAGAATTATATTATGATTTAGGAGTGAAAGAAGATACTAATCCAATATTGTATTGAAAAAAAGGATGTTCACAATTTATGAATAATACATAGATACTGGATGACTAAATCAAAAGGAGGTGAATGATGAACTCAAGAGTCAGATCAAGAAATTCAAAGCAAAAGAATGAGGATTGAACTTTGAAATGCTGAGAAATGAGTGACTGAAAAACTAAAGTATTAAACGGAGATAAAAAAATGCCAAGAAATGAGTGATGAAGAACTGTACAAACTGAGCTACAAAGATCTAAAAAATGGACAActaagatattgagtaagtgccaAAAATTGAGTGACTGAAATAATGAGAGACTTCAGAAAATAACTGAGTTAGTGATGAACTAAGAAAATTGTACTGAAAATAGGAACTAGACATACTTATGATTGAAAACTACGGACATATAAATTGAATGAATAGTGAAACATATGACTGAGAAAAAAAGGAAGATTTTTGTATAATGACAAGAAAACTGAGAAATGAATGACCGTGCAAACTGAGT contains the following coding sequences:
- the LOC124648609 gene encoding probable galacturonosyltransferase 4, which produces MAAARRWRRKCRTRDAVLALLLVSVLAPLALYSGAPISAFSGPALTGSAFGRDPSNLIARNEAGKRLRSLRQDELGALKDPVRTVASDASVKREGTAIAGVQGSQLGQDGGIQQVVTGSSIDISGESGGSKDSRARSIDDTKQASYDSSKRKRVDDGLSSLEEGAQYREQSGVSNVGAARDNKVRGLHNAGYRNVPSDKEITDDRPSEKITGALITTSNTSFSTTSPDNTILVMKDQLKRARRYNRFLPSRGNHGFVKDLRRRTRDIQQALSGATVDRKLPKNVHEKIRAMESILTKIKQVHDNCAAAIDKLQTDLHSTENQLEAKKQEANYVAQIAAKALPKRLHCLALRLTNEYYSSSSSVKHFPYEEKLEDPKLHHYALFSDNVLAAAVVVNSTLVHAKKPANHVFHIVTDKLNYAAMRMWFLANPPDKAAIQVQKIEEFTWLNSSYSPVLKQLESHFMISYYFNTPENKPDKNPKFRNPKYLSILNHLRFYLPEIFPRLNKVLFVDDDIVVQQDLSPLWSIDLKGKVNGAVQTCGEVFHRFDRYLNFSNPLIAKKFDRRACGWAYGMNMFDLSEWRKQNITNVYHYWQEQNEHRLLWKLGTLPAGLVTFWNHTCPLHRSWHLLGLGYKPNLNPKDIEQAAVVHYNGNLKPWLEVGLPKYRKYWSKYVNFDQAFIRECNIHP